A single Dasypus novemcinctus isolate mDasNov1 chromosome 4, mDasNov1.1.hap2, whole genome shotgun sequence DNA region contains:
- the CCNL1 gene encoding cyclin-L1 isoform X2 codes for MKLSSWQQTPSPLILDQNYINTKNQVIKAERRVLKELGFCVHVKHPHKIIVMYLQVLECERNQTLVQTAWNYMNDSLRTNVFVRFQPETIACACIYLAARALQIPLPTRPHWFLLFGTTEEEIQEICIETLRLYTRKKPNYELLEKEVEKRKVALQEAKLKAKGLNPDGTPALSTLGGFSPASKPSSPREVKAEEKSPVSLNVKMVKKEPEDRQQASKSPYNGVRKDSKRSRNSRSASRSRSRTRSRSRSHTPRRHYNNRRSRSGTYSSRSRSRSRSHSESPRRHHNHGSPHLKAKHTRDDLKSSNRHGHKRKKSRSRSQSKSRDHSDAAKKHRHERGHHRDRRERSRSFERSHKGKHHGGSRSGHGRHRR; via the exons ATGAAGCTGTCGTCATGGCAACA GACTCCAAGCCCCCTGATCCTTGATCAGAACTACATAAACACCAAAAATCAAGTTATCAAGGCAGAGAGAAGGGTGCTAAAGGAGTTGGGGTTTTGTGTTCATGTCAAGCATCCCCATAAG ATCATTGTTATGTATTTACAAGTCTTAGAGTGTGAACGTAATCAAACCCTGGTTCAAACTGCCTG gaatTATATGAATGACAGTCTTCGAACCAATGTTTTTGTTCGGTTTCAACCAGAGACTATAGCATGTGCTTGCATCTACCTTGCAGCTAGAGCTCTTCAG ATTCCACTGCCAACTCGTCCTCACTGGTTTCTTCTTTTTGGTACTACGGAAGAGGAGATCCAGGAAATCTGCATAGAAACACTTAGGCTTTATACCAGAAAAAAG CCAAACTATGAGTTACtagaaaaagaagtagaaaaaagaaaagtagccTTACAAGAAGCCAAATTAAAAGCAAAGGGATTGAATCCTGATGGAACTCCAGCCCTATCAACTCTTGGTGGATTTTCTCCAGCCTCTAAACCAT caTCACCAAGAGAAGTAAAAGCGGAGGAGAAGTCACCAGTCTCTCTTAATGTGAAGATGGTAAAAAAGGAACCTGAAGATAGACAGCAGGCTTCTAAAAGTCCTTACAATGG TGTAagaaaagacagcaaaagaaGTAGAAATAGCAGAAGTGCAAGTCGATCAAGATCAAGAACACGCTCTCGCTCTAGATCGCATACCCCAAGACGACA TTATAATAATAGGCGGAGTCGATCTGGAACATACAGCTCGAGATCAAGAAGCAGGTCCCGCAGTCACAGCGAAAGCCCTCGAAGACATCATAATCATGGTTCTCCTCACCTTAAGGCCAAACATACCAGAGATGATTTAAAAAGTTCAAATAGACATggtcataaaaggaaaaaatctcgTTCTCGATCTCAGAGCAAGTCTCGGGATCACTCAGATGCTGCCAAGAAACACAGGCATGAAAGGGGACATCATAGGGACAGACGTGAAAGATCTCGCTCCTTTGAGAGGTCCCATAAAGGCAAGCACCATGGTGGCAGTCGCTCAGGACATGGCAGGCACAGGCGCtga